Genomic window (Arachis hypogaea cultivar Tifrunner chromosome 13, arahy.Tifrunner.gnm2.J5K5, whole genome shotgun sequence):
TATCTAAGGCAACATCATTCCTATAAATAAACAATGCTTATAGAGTGGGAAAAGAGGAGGGGGGAGGGGCTAGAAAAgattacaaaaatgaaaagcaTAAGTATTAGAACATGTAGCATGGatctcaatgttgtcctgctggGGATTAGTTGAATCCTGCGCTGATAAATATGTGTTTTGCTGTCAAGATTCAAGAACTTCCTTTCATTATCAAACTATGAAGAGCAGCATCCAGCCTTTTTAACAGCCGAGACATCATCCTTACCACCGACATTGATCGTTTGCCCCTTTGGCAAGGCAGTAGGGTCATCTCCAATCTCAAGAGTTTTCCGACTAACAACGCGATAGATCTGAGTGAGCACTTCTGTGAAAGCATTGTCAACATTCAAGGATTCGAGTGCAGACGTTTCCATGAAGAATGTGCTTTCTCTCTCGGCAAATGCCTTGGCGTCATCAGTGTTCACGGCACGCAGGTGCCGAAGATCCGCCTTGTTTCCTACAAGCATGATTACAATGTTGGCATCTGTGTGATCCCTAAGTTCCTTTAACCATCTTTCCACATTTTCAAAGGTCACGTGTCTGGTAACATCGTACACAAGCAATGCGCCAACAGCTCCTCGATAATATGCACTAGTGATTGCGCGATATCTATGGCAAAGAACAAGAATGAGACTAATGTATACGACATTATGCAATACATCAAACATACCAGATTTACTCAGAAAGGCAATCATGTCAGAGATGAAACGATTGCAACTTCAAAAGCAGGAACTAATTTGTATGCACAATCAGTGTAAGAAAAATTTTACAAAGACATTCAATCCCGTATTACTACATCAGTTAAAGTGTTTGATTCAACCATCTATTAACTTGAAAGCCTTACAATCACGTGCAGTATAAAGCTCTCATAGTATCAATGCATAGCAATCAGACTCAGACTTGCTCTAGTTAGactcaaaaaattaaaagtacCCAAACTAGCTCCCTGTTCCCATTCTCAATGAAGTtgttcatgcatgtgtcttccaTTCACGTTGATAGATGAAATAAACCAAAATATCACATTAAAATTAAATCCTGAAATTGAAATGGTCATCCTAATCCTACATTAACTTGTTTCTGATTCAATCATTTGCCTCATTACATTCAAAATAATTCTCTACACCTGAGCAATATAAAAGCAAGCCAAATATTTCTGGAACAACAAACTATCACCCCggaaaaataaaagtagaagaaagaagTCACGTTCAAAAGATTAAAAGTTTTGCAAAAGTCAATATACATGGAAGAAACAGGCAGTGATCATACTCATTATACATTATTTCACAAGAACAAATATCCTACACTTTGCCCCATTATTCACAAATAGTCTTTACAG
Coding sequences:
- the LOC112737739 gene encoding ras-related protein RABA1f, whose amino-acid sequence is MGAYRADDDYDYLFKVVLIGDSGVGKSNLLSRFTKNEFSLESKSTIGVEFATRSIHVDDKIVKAQIWDTAGQERYRAITSAYYRGAVGALLVYDVTRHVTFENVERWLKELRDHTDANIVIMLVGNKADLRHLRAVNTDDAKAFAERESTFFMETSALESLNVDNAFTEVLTQIYRVVSRKTLEIGDDPTALPKGQTINVGGKDDVSAVKKAGCCSS